In a genomic window of Holophagaceae bacterium:
- a CDS encoding HAMP domain-containing protein: MLRISIKTKLGFILGLLVLSFFAFNVVYYPRRVESQIRHQAELSARQVAETASYALTPALTAGNREGIANVLVGVKHIPAFSFSVVYDSAGNRVDSTEGTPAWTDEYAKSKSDSKVLTRTQDGVVVAMTPVIYSDTPKKSGTLVLGFSTDESRRTVDENFRLSLIVGLSTMGFGIVLTAFMSRRYLKPIIQLTNAAQMVAQGNFDDVAVDAHSRDELEELSRNFQIMTNKLRVSRDEIERQNRLLEYRVQERTRQLMETIWELEEIRANLEQLVQERTKGLEQSRGELKAWADTLESKVEDKTRELREANLSLMDSYKKRQQADRMKDEFLANMSHELRTPLNAIIGFSGMLMQEETNRVAPDVREDLQIIFQNGTQLLGHIDSILDLSKIEAGKMELDLQEVDPLPLVDEVLALAAGLIRKKPITLSFDRPEWSAKVLGDAARLKQVMTNLVGNAIKFTEEGEVTLFAARTGGNLEIGIRDTGIGMSESEMERLFKPFQQVDGSITRRFGGTGLGLAISQKFMGLMNGQIRARSAKGKGSTFIIEMPLLREGAP, encoded by the coding sequence ATGCTTCGCATTTCGATCAAGACGAAGCTGGGCTTCATCCTAGGTTTGCTGGTGCTCAGCTTTTTCGCCTTCAATGTCGTGTACTATCCGCGGCGGGTGGAGTCCCAGATCCGGCACCAGGCGGAGCTGAGCGCCCGCCAGGTGGCGGAAACCGCCAGCTACGCGCTGACCCCGGCGCTCACCGCCGGGAACCGCGAAGGCATCGCGAACGTGTTGGTGGGGGTCAAGCACATCCCCGCCTTCAGTTTCAGCGTGGTCTACGACTCCGCTGGGAACCGGGTGGATTCCACCGAGGGCACGCCCGCCTGGACGGATGAATACGCCAAGAGCAAAAGCGATTCCAAAGTCCTAACCCGGACCCAGGATGGCGTCGTGGTGGCCATGACACCGGTCATCTACAGCGATACCCCCAAAAAATCGGGAACCCTGGTGCTCGGATTCAGCACCGATGAATCGCGGCGGACCGTTGATGAAAATTTCCGCCTGAGCCTGATCGTCGGACTCAGCACCATGGGCTTCGGCATCGTGCTCACCGCCTTCATGTCCCGCCGCTACCTCAAGCCCATCATCCAGCTCACCAACGCCGCGCAGATGGTGGCCCAGGGCAATTTCGACGATGTGGCCGTGGACGCCCACTCCCGCGACGAGCTGGAGGAACTGAGCCGGAACTTCCAGATCATGACCAACAAGCTCCGGGTCAGCCGGGACGAAATCGAACGGCAGAACCGCCTGCTGGAATACCGGGTCCAGGAGCGGACCCGCCAGCTCATGGAAACCATCTGGGAACTCGAGGAGATCAGGGCGAACCTGGAACAGCTGGTCCAGGAGCGGACCAAGGGCCTGGAGCAGAGCCGGGGGGAATTGAAGGCCTGGGCCGACACCCTGGAGTCCAAGGTCGAGGACAAGACGCGCGAACTGCGGGAAGCCAATCTCAGCCTCATGGACAGCTACAAGAAGCGCCAGCAGGCCGACCGCATGAAGGATGAGTTCCTGGCCAACATGAGCCATGAGCTCCGCACGCCCCTCAACGCGATCATCGGTTTCTCCGGCATGCTCATGCAGGAGGAGACGAACCGCGTGGCTCCAGACGTCCGGGAAGACCTCCAGATCATCTTCCAAAATGGCACCCAGCTTCTGGGGCACATTGATTCCATCCTGGATCTCTCCAAGATCGAAGCCGGGAAGATGGAATTGGACCTTCAGGAAGTGGACCCGCTGCCTCTCGTCGATGAGGTCCTGGCCTTGGCGGCGGGCCTGATCCGCAAGAAGCCCATCACCTTGAGCTTCGACCGGCCGGAGTGGTCGGCCAAGGTCCTGGGAGACGCGGCACGGCTGAAGCAGGTCATGACGAACCTCGTCGGCAATGCCATCAAGTTCACCGAGGAAGGCGAAGTGACCCTCTTCGCGGCCCGCACCGGCGGGAACCTGGAGATCGGAATCCGCGACACGGGCATCGGCATGAGCGAAAGCGAGATGGAGCGGCTCTTCAAGCCCTTCCAGCAGGTGGATGGAAGCATCACCCGCCGCTTTGGAGGAACGGGCCTGGGTCTCGCCATCAGCCAGAAATTCATGGGCCTCATGAATGGACAGATCCGCGCCCGAAGCGCGAAAGGCAAGGGGAGCACTTTCATCATCGAGATGCCTCTCCTCCGGGAGGGCGCTCCATGA
- a CDS encoding ribulose-phosphate 3-epimerase produces MGQPGRVALRPEVPLLAPSILSADFAQLGGALAMLEASGAEVVHVDVMDGRFVPNLTVGMPVVAALRKATSLPLDCHLMIVEPSRYALEFVEAGASWVSVHQEADPHLHRTLDSIRKAGAKAGVALNPGTPVETLIDLIGDFDFVLLMSVNPGFGGQSFIPRVLDKVRRLDALRTGRQAPFLIQVDGGVGLKNASELVKAGADCLVAGNAVFKAPDPANAIHELQAAMRAAARSSG; encoded by the coding sequence ATGGGCCAGCCAGGCCGGGTGGCCCTTCGACCTGAGGTTCCCCTGTTAGCGCCGAGCATCCTTTCGGCGGATTTCGCGCAACTCGGGGGTGCGCTGGCGATGCTTGAAGCATCGGGCGCCGAGGTGGTCCATGTGGATGTCATGGATGGCCGTTTCGTGCCCAACCTCACTGTGGGAATGCCCGTGGTGGCGGCCCTGCGCAAGGCCACGAGCCTGCCCCTGGATTGCCACCTGATGATCGTGGAGCCAAGCCGGTATGCTCTGGAATTCGTGGAGGCCGGCGCCTCGTGGGTATCGGTGCATCAGGAGGCCGACCCGCACCTCCACCGCACCCTGGATTCCATCCGCAAGGCGGGCGCCAAGGCCGGCGTGGCGCTCAACCCAGGCACGCCCGTGGAGACCCTCATCGATCTCATCGGCGATTTTGATTTCGTGCTGCTGATGAGCGTGAATCCAGGTTTTGGCGGCCAGAGTTTCATCCCCCGAGTCCTCGATAAAGTGAGGCGCCTGGACGCCCTGCGGACGGGGAGGCAGGCGCCCTTTCTCATCCAGGTGGATGGCGGCGTGGGCCTGAAGAATGCCTCGGAGCTTGTGAAGGCTGGGGCCGATTGCCTGGTGGCAGGCAACGCGGTATTCAAGGCGCCTGATCCAGCCAACGCCATCCACGAACTTCAAGCGGCCATGAGGGCGGCTGCACGCTCTAGTGGCTGA
- a CDS encoding hybrid sensor histidine kinase/response regulator, with translation MSPKQKILCIEDNPVNWRLVQRLLGQAGYELHWAEEGLQGYQMAVELKPALVLLDINLPGLSGFEVATKLRQNADLNGIPIIALTAKTMKIDRETALVSGCDGYISKPIDPFQFTAQVEAYLGGQRDKVEQGREGAVLRQFSQQIVEHLEARLKEAQGSNRKLQEAQEALEIRNRNLSRLLALSQSIVAEPDPRSLLTRILGRAQEDLGLRTLHAFRVQADGGYFEGQRWIESGSEITASVRGDHVLPVRLKGVMNEGPIFGDHLLQSPFWEPGLVLGLWTQPSQSLLLPMPHRQSEGELWGFWALSREADRPYLPFEVELVSLIGGLAQVSLQNAELIFSLGESSRALASSYEIVESAYMEVHQAQAALSLRERQALLGDLFQKMTKRLQTPVATLQVQSSALDQMEQGSGEWKHSVAQIKDSVGQIASLVKALTRRVGKQESVRPEWIHLDDLLAQELELMSIEGHLGDRDLRLEIGAAEAKVFGIYGDFSETVSQMVRHALGGPTPSPLLLVRTAVVDGKYLLEMEDEGGPIPPENLDRAFEPFSGLREEPQEDLVLGVRKPGAGLPACVQLMSSYQAALELRNKGEGTYLNLLLQLDPEAV, from the coding sequence ATGAGCCCGAAGCAGAAAATCCTTTGCATCGAGGACAACCCGGTCAATTGGCGTCTGGTGCAGCGCCTGCTCGGCCAGGCGGGCTACGAACTGCATTGGGCCGAGGAGGGCCTCCAGGGCTACCAGATGGCGGTGGAACTGAAACCCGCTTTGGTCTTGTTGGACATCAACCTGCCGGGCCTGTCGGGTTTCGAAGTGGCCACGAAATTGCGGCAGAACGCGGACCTGAATGGGATCCCCATCATCGCCCTCACCGCGAAGACCATGAAAATCGACCGCGAAACGGCCCTGGTGTCGGGCTGCGACGGCTACATTTCCAAGCCCATCGATCCGTTCCAGTTCACCGCGCAGGTGGAGGCCTATCTGGGGGGCCAGCGGGACAAGGTGGAGCAGGGGAGGGAAGGCGCGGTGCTGCGCCAGTTCAGCCAGCAGATCGTGGAGCACCTGGAGGCGCGCCTCAAGGAAGCCCAGGGCTCCAACCGGAAGCTCCAGGAGGCCCAGGAGGCCCTGGAGATCCGCAACCGCAATCTGTCCCGGCTGCTGGCCCTCAGCCAGAGCATCGTCGCGGAGCCCGATCCCAGGTCCCTGCTCACCCGGATCCTGGGGCGGGCCCAGGAGGATCTCGGCCTGAGAACGCTCCATGCTTTTCGGGTCCAGGCGGACGGCGGCTATTTCGAAGGGCAGCGGTGGATCGAAAGCGGGTCCGAAATCACCGCCTCCGTGCGCGGTGACCATGTGCTGCCCGTGCGCCTCAAGGGCGTCATGAACGAAGGCCCCATATTCGGCGACCACCTGCTGCAATCCCCCTTCTGGGAGCCGGGGCTGGTCCTGGGACTATGGACCCAGCCTTCCCAATCCCTGCTGCTGCCCATGCCCCATCGGCAGTCCGAGGGCGAATTGTGGGGCTTTTGGGCCCTGAGCCGCGAGGCTGATCGCCCCTACCTGCCCTTTGAAGTGGAGCTCGTTTCACTGATCGGCGGATTGGCCCAGGTGAGCCTCCAGAATGCGGAGCTGATCTTCAGCCTGGGAGAGAGTTCCCGCGCCCTGGCCTCCAGCTATGAAATCGTGGAATCCGCCTACATGGAGGTCCACCAGGCCCAGGCGGCCCTCAGCCTGCGGGAGCGCCAGGCGCTCCTGGGGGATCTCTTCCAGAAGATGACCAAGCGGCTGCAGACGCCTGTGGCCACGCTCCAGGTGCAAAGTTCGGCGCTGGATCAGATGGAGCAGGGAAGCGGCGAATGGAAGCATTCCGTCGCGCAGATCAAGGATTCGGTCGGGCAGATCGCCAGCCTCGTGAAGGCCCTCACGCGCCGGGTCGGCAAGCAGGAAAGCGTGCGCCCCGAATGGATCCACCTGGACGACCTGTTGGCCCAGGAATTGGAGTTGATGTCCATCGAGGGCCATTTGGGGGATCGCGACCTGAGGCTCGAGATCGGAGCCGCGGAAGCCAAAGTCTTCGGCATCTACGGGGATTTCTCCGAGACCGTCTCCCAGATGGTGCGCCATGCCCTGGGCGGCCCCACGCCCTCGCCGCTCCTGCTTGTGCGGACCGCTGTGGTGGACGGGAAATACCTGTTGGAGATGGAGGACGAAGGGGGTCCCATCCCCCCAGAGAATCTGGACCGCGCCTTCGAACCCTTTTCAGGACTGCGGGAGGAACCCCAGGAAGACCTTGTGTTGGGGGTGCGCAAACCAGGCGCCGGACTGCCCGCCTGCGTCCAGCTCATGTCCTCCTACCAGGCCGCGCTGGAACTGAGGAACAAGGGCGAGGGCACCTACCTGAACCTTTTGCTTCAGTTGGATCCAGAGGCTGTATGA
- a CDS encoding GGDEF domain-containing protein — MDLISPLPLAPEDRIYRRELQLGLLAELFRHTKVALVFLILVLAIIWKLLGPLAENHPLFPWIFIGTAGIALLRLVSIRVLEQRPRWLPEPQHRHLVFLVGSTLMGIAFGAINWIMVPLLDPIQLALLGLIWTGVNSIAVQSMAGSPLAFALDMLPNLGSFEAMVFIRPPIPHNSLFLLLFAIYMAALLVMSFRFHQSLRGGILQGLKLGDLALRDSLTGLRNRRFLQEFMETEMERTLRTWSVNYNGSSLPSSSLALIMLDLDHFKNVNDTHGHEAGDEVLRQFSLILRDAVRKPDLVARWGGEEFVVVAVDTLRTPQLTLTERIRAAVEAHPFRLPNGQTIRQTCSAGYAFVPFLELDPDGMAWDQVLNLADGALYVAKREGRNRVCGVMPGPALADSPRALVAVGKDLEAPMKAGLVGLVRRNS, encoded by the coding sequence ATGGATCTCATCAGCCCCCTGCCCCTGGCTCCCGAGGACCGGATCTACCGGCGGGAACTGCAGCTGGGGCTGCTGGCGGAGCTGTTCCGGCACACGAAAGTGGCCCTCGTCTTCCTGATTCTGGTGCTGGCCATCATCTGGAAGCTGCTCGGCCCGCTGGCGGAAAACCATCCGCTGTTCCCGTGGATCTTCATCGGGACCGCGGGGATCGCCTTGCTGAGGCTCGTTTCCATCCGCGTGCTGGAGCAGAGGCCCCGTTGGCTGCCCGAGCCGCAGCACCGCCACCTGGTCTTCCTGGTGGGCAGCACGCTCATGGGAATCGCCTTCGGCGCCATCAACTGGATCATGGTGCCTCTGCTGGATCCCATCCAGCTGGCGCTGCTCGGGCTCATCTGGACGGGGGTCAATTCCATCGCGGTCCAGAGCATGGCGGGAAGCCCCTTAGCCTTCGCCCTCGACATGCTGCCGAACCTGGGCTCCTTCGAGGCGATGGTTTTCATCCGGCCGCCCATCCCCCACAACAGCCTGTTCCTGCTGCTGTTCGCCATCTACATGGCGGCGCTGCTCGTCATGTCGTTCCGGTTCCACCAGAGCCTCCGGGGGGGCATCCTCCAGGGCCTCAAGCTCGGGGATCTGGCCCTCAGGGACAGCCTCACGGGCCTGCGCAACCGGCGCTTCCTCCAGGAATTCATGGAAACGGAGATGGAGCGCACCCTGCGCACCTGGTCCGTGAACTACAACGGATCCTCGCTGCCCTCGAGCAGCCTCGCGCTCATCATGCTGGACCTAGACCATTTCAAGAACGTGAACGACACTCATGGCCATGAAGCCGGGGACGAGGTCCTGCGCCAGTTTTCGCTCATCCTGCGCGATGCCGTCCGAAAGCCGGACCTGGTGGCCCGCTGGGGCGGGGAGGAATTCGTCGTGGTGGCGGTGGACACCCTCCGCACCCCGCAGCTGACGCTGACCGAACGGATCCGAGCGGCGGTGGAAGCTCACCCCTTCCGCCTGCCCAACGGCCAGACCATCCGCCAAACCTGCTCGGCCGGCTACGCCTTCGTCCCCTTCCTGGAATTGGATCCCGATGGGATGGCCTGGGACCAGGTGCTCAACCTCGCCGATGGAGCTCTGTACGTCGCGAAACGGGAAGGGCGGAACCGCGTCTGCGGCGTGATGCCTGGCCCCGCTCTGGCGGATTCGCCCCGGGCCCTCGTCGCGGTGGGCAAGGATCTGGAAGCCCCCATGAAGGCGGGCCTGGTGGGCCTGGTGCGCAGGAATTCCTAG
- a CDS encoding amidohydrolase, translating into MLMAPPPPPVVLITGADVWLDDGRISGVKASQAVALRGSRIVEVGPEAQLAKRFPMASRVQLKGGTLLPAFTEGHAHVGGLGRTRLEADLGGAKDAHDAVQRVKAWSAAHPGGWIKGRGWDQNRWPGKAFPTASDLDAVGGDRPAFLQRVDGHAAWVNTAALKLGGISASTPDPKGGRILRDAKGNPSGILIDGAVDLVSKHIPEPTEPERREKLMAGLRELRNEGFAAVADMGVDLQELAAYRALAAEKALPIRVFAYLSHDPALLLQELKQPRLAATAFFQVQGVKFYLDGALGSRGARLTLPYSDDPATSGLWVTEPGTVQRDVTSTLKAGYQPAIHAIGDAANRAALDILETAKKSSRNPNLPRIEHAQIVDAADALRFGKAGIIASVQPVHCTSDHAWTPARLGPGRIQEAFPWRRFLEGGAVLAFGSDAPVENPNPYISLAAAETREDPGGDPPGGFLPAQKLTRLEALRAYTLGNAQALGRREMGRIRKGAVADLLWVSAPILALSPAELRRLRPGRMWVDGVEVKLPAAAPAR; encoded by the coding sequence ATGCTGATGGCTCCGCCGCCGCCCCCCGTCGTGCTGATCACAGGAGCCGATGTGTGGCTCGACGATGGCCGGATTTCCGGCGTCAAAGCCTCCCAGGCCGTGGCCCTGCGAGGCTCGCGGATCGTGGAGGTGGGGCCTGAAGCGCAACTTGCGAAACGCTTCCCGATGGCTTCCAGGGTGCAACTCAAGGGAGGCACCCTGCTGCCAGCCTTCACCGAAGGCCACGCCCATGTGGGCGGACTGGGCAGGACCAGGCTGGAAGCGGATCTGGGCGGAGCCAAGGACGCCCATGACGCGGTCCAGCGCGTGAAGGCCTGGTCCGCGGCCCATCCCGGCGGTTGGATCAAGGGCCGGGGCTGGGATCAGAACCGATGGCCGGGCAAGGCCTTCCCCACGGCTTCCGACCTGGATGCGGTGGGCGGGGACCGGCCTGCTTTTCTCCAGCGGGTGGACGGCCATGCGGCCTGGGTGAATACCGCGGCCCTGAAGCTGGGGGGAATCTCCGCATCCACTCCCGATCCCAAGGGCGGGCGGATCCTCCGCGACGCCAAGGGCAACCCCAGCGGAATTCTCATCGATGGCGCGGTGGACCTGGTGTCCAAGCACATTCCGGAGCCCACGGAGCCGGAGCGCCGGGAAAAACTGATGGCGGGCCTGCGGGAATTGCGGAACGAGGGTTTCGCCGCGGTCGCGGACATGGGTGTCGACCTTCAGGAATTGGCGGCCTATCGCGCCCTGGCGGCCGAAAAAGCCCTGCCCATCCGCGTCTTCGCCTACCTCTCGCATGATCCCGCGCTCCTGCTCCAGGAACTGAAGCAGCCTCGTCTAGCGGCCACCGCTTTCTTCCAGGTGCAGGGCGTGAAGTTCTACCTGGACGGCGCCTTGGGAAGCCGGGGGGCCCGGCTGACCCTGCCCTACAGCGACGATCCGGCCACCAGCGGCCTCTGGGTCACGGAACCCGGCACCGTGCAGCGGGATGTCACCTCCACGCTGAAGGCCGGCTACCAGCCGGCCATCCACGCCATCGGCGACGCCGCCAACCGCGCGGCTTTGGACATCCTTGAGACAGCGAAAAAATCGTCCCGCAATCCGAACCTCCCCCGCATCGAACACGCCCAGATCGTCGATGCGGCGGATGCGCTGCGCTTCGGGAAGGCGGGGATCATCGCTTCGGTCCAGCCGGTGCACTGCACCTCGGACCACGCCTGGACGCCAGCCCGCCTGGGCCCAGGGCGGATCCAGGAGGCCTTCCCCTGGCGCAGGTTTTTAGAAGGCGGCGCAGTGCTGGCCTTTGGAAGCGATGCTCCGGTGGAGAACCCGAATCCCTACATCTCGCTCGCCGCCGCCGAAACCCGTGAAGACCCAGGCGGCGATCCCCCCGGCGGCTTCCTGCCGGCCCAGAAACTCACCCGCCTCGAAGCTCTGCGTGCCTACACGTTGGGGAATGCCCAGGCCCTGGGCCGCAGGGAAATGGGCCGCATCAGGAAAGGCGCCGTGGCGGATCTGCTCTGGGTGAGCGCGCCCATCCTGGCCTTGAGCCCTGCGGAGCTCCGCCGCCTCCGGCCCGGGAGGATGTGGGTGGACGGCGTGGAAGTGAAGCTTCCTGCCGCGGCTCCGGCCCGCTGA
- a CDS encoding PLP-dependent aminotransferase family protein: MRLRDLAISLDPGARESLQLQITRALGLAIRNGRIQPGMALPGSRQIAEELGVHRNTVLAALRELEAEGWVETRPGSGTFVATTLPDLTPCSWGAFDDEPQLPPSDPGYDLPIQLSPITTPFQALMDMSEGLADVRLAPTEALGRAYQRAIRLHGDELLQYGEPKGNLMLRQALAAMLSERRGLVADPDQILVTRGSRMALDLVALSLFKQGGVIAVEDPGNRAAWETIQQSCGAVLQPVPVDAEGMDLDALEILLEQQRVDLIYLSPHHQIPTTVVLSPNRRMRLLELAQRYRMAVLEDDYDFEYQYDGRSLLPLASGDPTGQVIYMGSLSKLIAPGVRLGFLVAPKGLVERLARVRLRMDWQGDRVLEWAVADLFRDGDMARHVRKVRKAYEERRDHLVACLREELDDALSFNVPEGGLALWVQAKAGLDLEAWTERCKQQSLIIKPGSHFSFNQTAIGATRLAFSQFEPRQLEDAVRRMKACL; encoded by the coding sequence ATGCGCCTTCGCGACCTCGCCATCAGCCTTGACCCGGGCGCTAGAGAGTCCTTGCAGCTTCAGATCACGCGCGCCCTGGGCCTGGCCATCCGGAATGGGCGCATCCAGCCTGGCATGGCCCTTCCCGGCTCGCGGCAGATCGCGGAGGAACTGGGCGTCCACCGCAACACGGTGCTGGCCGCCCTGCGGGAGCTGGAAGCAGAAGGATGGGTCGAGACCCGTCCCGGCAGCGGGACCTTTGTCGCCACCACCCTGCCGGACCTCACTCCATGTTCCTGGGGCGCTTTCGACGACGAGCCTCAGCTTCCCCCTTCGGACCCTGGCTATGACCTCCCCATCCAACTGAGTCCCATCACGACGCCCTTCCAGGCGCTCATGGACATGTCGGAAGGCTTGGCGGATGTGCGGCTCGCGCCCACGGAGGCCCTCGGACGCGCCTATCAGCGCGCAATCCGGCTCCACGGTGATGAACTCCTGCAATATGGAGAGCCCAAGGGCAATTTGATGCTGCGCCAGGCCCTTGCCGCCATGCTCTCCGAACGGCGGGGATTGGTGGCCGACCCGGACCAGATCCTGGTGACCCGGGGCAGCCGCATGGCCCTGGACCTGGTGGCTCTTTCCCTGTTCAAACAAGGCGGGGTCATCGCCGTGGAGGACCCGGGCAACCGGGCCGCCTGGGAGACCATCCAACAGAGCTGCGGAGCAGTATTGCAGCCAGTTCCGGTGGACGCTGAAGGGATGGATCTGGACGCGTTGGAAATCCTGCTCGAGCAGCAGCGGGTGGATCTGATCTACCTCTCGCCCCACCACCAGATCCCTACGACCGTGGTCTTGAGCCCCAACCGGCGCATGCGCCTGCTGGAACTCGCGCAGCGGTACCGCATGGCCGTGCTGGAAGACGACTACGATTTCGAATACCAGTACGACGGCAGATCCCTGCTCCCTCTCGCCAGCGGCGATCCCACCGGGCAGGTGATCTACATGGGCTCCTTGAGCAAACTCATCGCGCCGGGGGTTCGCCTGGGCTTCCTGGTGGCGCCCAAGGGACTGGTGGAGCGGCTCGCCAGGGTGCGGCTGCGCATGGATTGGCAGGGGGATCGCGTCCTGGAGTGGGCCGTGGCGGACCTTTTCCGCGACGGGGACATGGCGCGCCACGTCCGGAAGGTCCGCAAAGCCTACGAGGAACGTCGGGACCATCTGGTCGCTTGCCTGCGCGAGGAGCTGGACGATGCCCTGTCGTTCAACGTTCCGGAAGGCGGTCTCGCCCTCTGGGTCCAGGCCAAAGCTGGACTGGACCTTGAGGCCTGGACTGAGCGGTGCAAGCAGCAGAGCTTGATCATCAAGCCCGGCAGCCATTTTTCCTTCAATCAAACAGCCATCGGCGCCACGCGGCTAGCGTTCTCCCAATTCGAGCCGCGGCAACTCGAGGACGCGGTACGCCGCATGAAGGCCTGCCTTTGA